The proteins below come from a single Mya arenaria isolate MELC-2E11 chromosome 8, ASM2691426v1 genomic window:
- the LOC128244677 gene encoding uncharacterized protein LOC128244677, with protein MAAKYLVVNLRHRFCCTFESKTCLSQVFKQPRRYLLKSSVQKEFRPMHQEDNIPQNYVLAYAASHPRQYTIGVPMIYASFIALTGVSAYLSWKSLRSNESNTRREKVVLSDTYKPIDPLFLAGGVTVLGFVMTVVVFVYTKGVILRMYYSEELKNFIAVFCRHGIFKENVTVKPGDVKLLPNGDMRGPYKVGKTRINLPYNRFTASHYYNVFFGYEK; from the exons ATGGCTGCTAAGTACCTT gTTGTAAATTTACGACACAGATTTTGCTGTACGTTTGAAAGTAAAACATGCTTATCGCAAGTGTTTAAACAGCCAAGAAGGTACCTGTTGAAATCTTCTGTACAGAAAGAATTTCGCCCAATGCATCAGGAGGACAATATCCCTCAGAACTACGTTCTTGCCTACGCTGCTTCTCATCCAAGACAGTACACAATAGGCGTCCCGATGATTTACGCTTCATTTATTGCGTTGACTGGTGTTTCAGCCTATCTGTCGTGGAAAAGTTTGAGATCCAATGAATCCAACACAAGAAGGGAGAAGGTTGTTTTAAGCGATACGTACAAACCTATTGACCCACTTTTTCTGGCTGGAGGAGTAACTGTTTTAGGATTCGTGATGACTGTAGTTGTATTTGTGTACACGAAAGGTGTAATTCTTAGAATGTATTACAGTGAAGAACTGAAGAATTTTATAGCTGTTTTCTGTCGCCATgggatttttaaagaaaatgtcacAGTAAAACCTGGTGATGTAAAGCTTCTGCCAAATGGTGACATGAGAGGCCCTTATAAAGTGGGTAAAACACGTATAAATCTGCCGTATAATCGGTTCACTGCATCACATTATTATAATGTGTTCTTTGGATATGAGAAGTAA
- the LOC128243440 gene encoding RNA-binding protein NOB1-like, translated as MAAVKHVVLDSGAFLRNAPVQDIGETLYTINDVVGEIRDKATKQRLQVLPYTLNFREPSSEAVRAVSEFAKKTGDYRSLSAVDIRVMALTYQLEKEFCGTEHIKTQPEKQVEWKSSSKPLEKARDIAGFYVKQKNVGSSRTVSECSEQTELRSEDVPNIDPTSEHHDDSSEQEKKEVVETDNQDCKNSESEMSDKETVSENIDVDQKADDKCFESQEGDVIPEGDIGEESDSDDDDDDSGVDDDDDDDDGWITPSNIKAVKEKMGGDTVEKAVIQVGCLTTDFAMQNVLIQMGLNVVSVDGMLIKRAKSFVLRCFACMKITTNVQKLFCPHCGNKTLSKVSMTVNEDGSIRYFLSRRRPQNTRGTKFRLPTPKGGKHTFNPILVEDQQLAHNRVSKKARAKNDVFDPDYVTKASPFIINDVTSRAAKLGITPQSRGGHYWDKRNPNEVRKKGTKKK; from the exons atggctgCTGTCAAGCACGTTGTTTTGGACTCGGGTGCATTTTTGAGGAATGCTCCTGTTCAG GACATTGGGGAGACCCTGTATACGATCAATGATGTTGTTGGTGAAATTCGTGACAAGGCAACCAAACAGCGGCTGCAGGTTCTTCCATACACACTCAATTTCCGTGAACCCTCATCGGAAGCAGTTAGAGCCG TGTCTGAGTTTGCAAAGAAGACAGGAGATTACAGAAGTCTGTCAGCAGTGGATATTCGGGTGATGGCCCTCACCTATCAGCTTGAAAAGGAGTTTTGTGGAACAGAGCACATCAAAACTCAACCGGAGAAACAG GTTGAATGGAAGTCCAGTTCTAAACCCCTGGAGAAGGCGAGAGACATTGCAGGCTTCTATGTCAAACAGAAG AATGTCGGATCCTCCAGAACAGTGTCAGAGTGTTCGGAGCAGACAGAACTGCGGTCAGAAGATGTCCCAAATATTGATCCTACATCTGAGCATCATGATGATTCAAGTGAGCAAGAAAAGAAGGAAGTTGTAGAAACTGATAACCAAGACTGTAAAAATAGTGAATCTGAAATGTCGGACAAAGAAACTGTAAGTGAAAATATAGATGTAGATCAGAAAGCTGATGATAAGTGTTTTGAGTCGCAAGAAGGAGATGTCATACCGGAAGGTGATATTGGGGAAGAATCTGACagcgacgatgatgatgatgatagtggtgttgatgatgatgacgatgatgatgatggttggaTCACCCCGAGCAACATCAAGGCAGTGAAGGAGAAGATGGGAGGGGACACTGTGGAGAAGGCCGTCATACAGGTTGGATGTCTCACCACAGACTTTGCCATGCAG AATGTCCTTATTCAAATGGGACTGAACGTTGTATCTGTAGACGGCATGCTGATCAAGAGGGCCAAGAGCTTTGTACTGAGGTGCTTTGCCTGTATGAA GATCACAACGAACGTGCAGAAGCTGTTCTGTCCCCATTGTGGCAACAAGACCTTGAGCAAGGTCTCCATGACAGTGAATGAGGACGGCTCTATACGCTACTTCCTGTCCAGGCGTAGACCACAAAACACGCGCGGCACAAAA TTCCGATTACCTACTCCTAAAGGTGGAAAGCACACGTTCAATCCGATACTTGTGGAAGATCAGCAATTGGCTCATAACAGAGTGTCGAAAAAGGCCCGTGCAAAAAATGACGTTTTCGATCCTGATTATGTAACAAAAGCGTCGCCTTTCATCATCAATGATGTAACCAGTCGGGCTGCCAAGTTGGGAATTACTCCTCAGTCAAGGGGAGGCCACTATTGGGATAAGAGGAATCCAAATGAAGTTCGGAAAAAAGGCACCAAGAAAAAGTGA